In a genomic window of Callithrix jacchus isolate 240 chromosome 22, calJac240_pri, whole genome shotgun sequence:
- the JOSD2 gene encoding josephin-2 isoform X1 — translation MGRAGAKDGMSQAPGAQPSPPSVYHERQRLELCAVHALNNVLQQQLFSQEAADEICKRLAPDSRLNPHRSLLGTGNYDVNVIMAALQGLGLAAVWWDRRRPLSQLALPQVLGLILNLPSPVSLGLLSLPLRRRHWVALRQVDGVYYNLDSKLRAPEALGDEDGVRAFLAAALAQGLCEVLLVVTKEVEEKGCWLRTD, via the exons ATGGGAAGAG CAGGAGCCAAGGACGGCATGTCCCAGGCCCCGGGAGCACAGCCGAGTCCGCCCTCTGTGTACCACGAACGGCAGCGCCTGGAGCTGTGTGCCGTCCACGCCCTCAACAACGTTCTGCAGCAGCAGCTCTTTAGCCAGGAGGCTGCCGATGAGATCTGCAAGAG GTTGGCCCCAGACTCCCGACTGAACCCTCATCGCAGCCTCCTGGGCACTGGCAACTATGACGTCAACGTGATCATGGCTGCTCTGCAGGGGCTGGGCCTGGCTGCCGTGTGGTGGGACAGGCGGAG GCCCCTGTCCCAGCTGGCCCTGCCCCAGGTGCTGGGGCTGATCCTGAACCTGCCCTCGCCCGTGTCACTGGGGCTGCTGTCGCTGCCACTGCGGCGGCGGCACTGGGTGGCCCTGCGCCAGGTGGACGGCGTCTACTACAACCTGGACTCCAAGCTTCGGGCGCCCGAGGCCCTAGGGGACGAGGATGGAGTCAG GGCCTTCCTGGCGGCTGCGCTGGCCCAGGGCCTGTGTGAGGTGCTGCTGGTGGTgaccaaggaggtggaggagaagggcTGCTGGCTGCGGACAGACTGA
- the JOSD2 gene encoding josephin-2 isoform X2, translated as MGRGAKDGMSQAPGAQPSPPSVYHERQRLELCAVHALNNVLQQQLFSQEAADEICKRLAPDSRLNPHRSLLGTGNYDVNVIMAALQGLGLAAVWWDRRRPLSQLALPQVLGLILNLPSPVSLGLLSLPLRRRHWVALRQVDGVYYNLDSKLRAPEALGDEDGVRAFLAAALAQGLCEVLLVVTKEVEEKGCWLRTD; from the exons ATGGGAAGAG GAGCCAAGGACGGCATGTCCCAGGCCCCGGGAGCACAGCCGAGTCCGCCCTCTGTGTACCACGAACGGCAGCGCCTGGAGCTGTGTGCCGTCCACGCCCTCAACAACGTTCTGCAGCAGCAGCTCTTTAGCCAGGAGGCTGCCGATGAGATCTGCAAGAG GTTGGCCCCAGACTCCCGACTGAACCCTCATCGCAGCCTCCTGGGCACTGGCAACTATGACGTCAACGTGATCATGGCTGCTCTGCAGGGGCTGGGCCTGGCTGCCGTGTGGTGGGACAGGCGGAG GCCCCTGTCCCAGCTGGCCCTGCCCCAGGTGCTGGGGCTGATCCTGAACCTGCCCTCGCCCGTGTCACTGGGGCTGCTGTCGCTGCCACTGCGGCGGCGGCACTGGGTGGCCCTGCGCCAGGTGGACGGCGTCTACTACAACCTGGACTCCAAGCTTCGGGCGCCCGAGGCCCTAGGGGACGAGGATGGAGTCAG GGCCTTCCTGGCGGCTGCGCTGGCCCAGGGCCTGTGTGAGGTGCTGCTGGTGGTgaccaaggaggtggaggagaagggcTGCTGGCTGCGGACAGACTGA
- the JOSD2 gene encoding josephin-2 isoform X4, whose translation MSQAPGAQPSPPSVYHERQRLELCAVHALNNVLQQQLFSQEAADEICKRPLSQLALPQVLGLILNLPSPVSLGLLSLPLRRRHWVALRQVDGVYYNLDSKLRAPEALGDEDGVRAFLAAALAQGLCEVLLVVTKEVEEKGCWLRTD comes from the exons ATGTCCCAGGCCCCGGGAGCACAGCCGAGTCCGCCCTCTGTGTACCACGAACGGCAGCGCCTGGAGCTGTGTGCCGTCCACGCCCTCAACAACGTTCTGCAGCAGCAGCTCTTTAGCCAGGAGGCTGCCGATGAGATCTGCAAGAG GCCCCTGTCCCAGCTGGCCCTGCCCCAGGTGCTGGGGCTGATCCTGAACCTGCCCTCGCCCGTGTCACTGGGGCTGCTGTCGCTGCCACTGCGGCGGCGGCACTGGGTGGCCCTGCGCCAGGTGGACGGCGTCTACTACAACCTGGACTCCAAGCTTCGGGCGCCCGAGGCCCTAGGGGACGAGGATGGAGTCAG GGCCTTCCTGGCGGCTGCGCTGGCCCAGGGCCTGTGTGAGGTGCTGCTGGTGGTgaccaaggaggtggaggagaagggcTGCTGGCTGCGGACAGACTGA
- the JOSD2 gene encoding josephin-2 isoform X3 produces MSQAPGAQPSPPSVYHERQRLELCAVHALNNVLQQQLFSQEAADEICKRLAPDSRLNPHRSLLGTGNYDVNVIMAALQGLGLAAVWWDRRRPLSQLALPQVLGLILNLPSPVSLGLLSLPLRRRHWVALRQVDGVYYNLDSKLRAPEALGDEDGVRAFLAAALAQGLCEVLLVVTKEVEEKGCWLRTD; encoded by the exons ATGTCCCAGGCCCCGGGAGCACAGCCGAGTCCGCCCTCTGTGTACCACGAACGGCAGCGCCTGGAGCTGTGTGCCGTCCACGCCCTCAACAACGTTCTGCAGCAGCAGCTCTTTAGCCAGGAGGCTGCCGATGAGATCTGCAAGAG GTTGGCCCCAGACTCCCGACTGAACCCTCATCGCAGCCTCCTGGGCACTGGCAACTATGACGTCAACGTGATCATGGCTGCTCTGCAGGGGCTGGGCCTGGCTGCCGTGTGGTGGGACAGGCGGAG GCCCCTGTCCCAGCTGGCCCTGCCCCAGGTGCTGGGGCTGATCCTGAACCTGCCCTCGCCCGTGTCACTGGGGCTGCTGTCGCTGCCACTGCGGCGGCGGCACTGGGTGGCCCTGCGCCAGGTGGACGGCGTCTACTACAACCTGGACTCCAAGCTTCGGGCGCCCGAGGCCCTAGGGGACGAGGATGGAGTCAG GGCCTTCCTGGCGGCTGCGCTGGCCCAGGGCCTGTGTGAGGTGCTGCTGGTGGTgaccaaggaggtggaggagaagggcTGCTGGCTGCGGACAGACTGA